The Sediminispirochaeta smaragdinae DSM 11293 genome has a segment encoding these proteins:
- a CDS encoding ABC transporter substrate-binding protein, with protein MKRLCLMAMFALLCISFVIAGGKQERDGVVELEFWMRDTRPSNVEAMDLIVESFEQQHPGIKVNVVLTPWDSVEQKTMTAIAAGTLPDLSQLNQTGAADYGEKGILLNLDDELKSWDRLNDICGVSVSQAKYNGEFYAIPWFAGSNVMFYNKDLFIEAGIVDADGNAAPPKNWEEFLADAKKLTKDTDGDGVVDQWGFVTRGDVSLTIPIREFMLAAGDGEWVDSNRNVIVDSKKNLEGLNFYLDLFQRYKVVPPDTPSVDYVGEEQYFLSGKVAMMFNGPWNLGNMYDSSVNWGVALEPKREKNACHIGGCPVGIFNTTEHPNEALLFAKYLVSDEAQKIWAVDMGNGLPVTQKAQELAKQDPVIKVFVESLQAADADNVTPPPQIPEWVSIERSVAPPIFQSALLGEITAEACLAQLQSAMTAALNE; from the coding sequence ATGAAAAGACTTTGTCTGATGGCGATGTTTGCCCTCCTGTGCATCTCTTTTGTGATTGCAGGTGGGAAGCAGGAACGTGATGGTGTCGTCGAGCTCGAATTCTGGATGCGAGATACTCGTCCGTCGAATGTCGAGGCAATGGATCTGATCGTCGAGTCGTTCGAACAGCAGCATCCGGGAATCAAGGTGAATGTCGTTCTGACTCCATGGGACAGTGTGGAACAGAAGACCATGACGGCCATAGCGGCCGGAACACTTCCCGATCTTTCGCAGCTCAATCAGACCGGAGCCGCGGACTACGGAGAGAAGGGGATTCTCCTGAACCTTGACGACGAACTGAAAAGTTGGGACAGGCTCAACGACATATGCGGAGTCAGCGTTTCCCAGGCCAAGTACAATGGCGAATTCTATGCAATTCCTTGGTTCGCCGGTTCCAATGTCATGTTCTACAACAAGGATCTTTTCATCGAAGCCGGAATCGTTGATGCCGACGGCAATGCCGCGCCTCCGAAAAACTGGGAAGAGTTTCTTGCCGATGCGAAAAAACTGACGAAGGATACCGACGGCGACGGTGTCGTCGACCAATGGGGATTCGTGACACGGGGTGATGTCTCCCTTACCATTCCCATCAGGGAGTTTATGCTTGCCGCAGGGGACGGGGAATGGGTCGATTCCAACCGGAACGTTATCGTAGACAGCAAGAAGAATCTTGAAGGGCTCAACTTTTATCTTGATCTCTTTCAAAGATACAAGGTTGTTCCACCCGATACCCCTTCGGTAGACTATGTGGGCGAAGAGCAGTACTTCCTTTCCGGGAAGGTGGCCATGATGTTTAACGGCCCCTGGAACCTTGGGAACATGTATGATTCTTCGGTCAATTGGGGTGTTGCTCTCGAACCGAAACGGGAGAAGAACGCCTGTCACATCGGCGGCTGTCCCGTTGGAATTTTCAATACCACGGAGCATCCGAACGAGGCATTGCTTTTTGCAAAGTATCTGGTCTCGGATGAGGCCCAGAAGATCTGGGCGGTCGATATGGGCAATGGCCTTCCCGTTACCCAAAAGGCACAAGAGCTTGCGAAACAGGATCCCGTTATCAAGGTGTTTGTAGAGAGCCTCCAGGCCGCGGACGCAGACAATGTCACTCCTCCGCCGCAAATACCGGAATGGGTTTCTATAGAACGCTCGGTTGCTCCGCCGATTTTTCAGAGTGCACTTCTTGGAGAGATTACAGCGGAGGCATGCCTTGCGCAGCTTCAGAGTGCAATGACCGCAGCCCTGAACGAATAG
- a CDS encoding FGGY-family carbohydrate kinase yields the protein MRNIICVDIGSSHISTGVLLEEGELVAAADMEIPLIRGSSGVVEYDPNQIWGLTLSCIRDSLRKLESKHKSDIAAISVSSMGEVGFPVAQDGTPLSTAISWMDRRAREQAKRLAGDIGSEELFRITGMPLDSMFSIHKILWLREHQKEIFTSMHKWVCIADYINYKLVGAFFTDYTIASRTMLFDITDYQWSAPLLSYTELRTDQLSEPCMPGTVIGNMKSEIKEALHLDGTVAVVLGGHDRSCIAAAMGIDNKNQIIDSTGIGEGLISVTDERFIPPNIKESNRFSCYPGFLDHKYITLGHFGSVGRLVNWITDQYSIKDFIAHRNLESPIYIPNTFVNNNYLEKRIWFDLTPRSTPEEITYSIYEGISFNFRQILELYCKEYSVQHYSIFMTGGMTRNDVFTQLKADTLNHAILIDVENVATLIGVGKIAFLGTGIYRDWEEIKATIQPSFVKVHPQKEYEEYYRQRYQKYYKQAEKLNKRRKDAIH from the coding sequence ATGAGAAATATTATCTGTGTTGATATCGGAAGTTCGCACATAAGTACCGGAGTCCTGCTTGAAGAGGGGGAGCTCGTGGCTGCCGCGGACATGGAGATACCGCTCATACGCGGCAGCAGCGGTGTTGTCGAATATGATCCCAATCAAATCTGGGGGCTCACCCTTTCCTGTATACGGGATTCTCTTCGTAAACTTGAATCAAAACACAAAAGCGATATCGCGGCGATCTCCGTGTCGAGCATGGGAGAGGTCGGCTTCCCCGTTGCACAGGATGGCACCCCTTTGTCCACCGCAATCAGCTGGATGGACCGCAGGGCCAGGGAACAGGCGAAGAGGCTTGCCGGTGATATCGGTAGTGAAGAGCTTTTTCGGATTACGGGTATGCCCCTTGATTCGATGTTTTCGATCCATAAAATCCTGTGGCTCAGGGAACATCAGAAAGAAATTTTCACATCCATGCACAAATGGGTATGTATCGCGGATTATATAAACTATAAGCTCGTCGGCGCCTTCTTTACCGATTACACCATAGCCTCCAGAACCATGCTTTTCGATATCACCGATTACCAGTGGTCGGCGCCGCTCCTCTCCTATACCGAGCTGAGGACCGATCAGCTTTCCGAACCCTGTATGCCCGGGACGGTAATCGGAAATATGAAAAGCGAGATCAAAGAAGCTTTGCATCTGGACGGTACGGTGGCCGTTGTCCTGGGAGGGCACGATCGGAGCTGTATTGCCGCAGCCATGGGGATCGACAACAAGAATCAGATTATCGATTCGACGGGAATCGGTGAGGGGCTTATCAGCGTTACGGATGAGCGGTTCATACCGCCGAACATCAAGGAGAGCAACCGCTTCTCCTGCTATCCGGGCTTTTTGGATCACAAGTATATCACCCTCGGCCATTTCGGGAGCGTCGGGCGATTGGTGAACTGGATCACCGATCAGTACAGCATCAAGGACTTTATTGCGCACCGAAACCTGGAATCACCGATATATATCCCGAACACCTTCGTAAATAACAACTACCTGGAAAAGAGAATCTGGTTCGACTTAACCCCCCGCTCCACTCCCGAAGAGATCACCTACAGCATCTACGAGGGAATATCCTTCAATTTCAGGCAGATACTGGAACTCTACTGTAAAGAATATTCGGTACAGCACTATTCAATCTTCATGACAGGAGGAATGACCAGAAACGATGTTTTTACCCAGCTAAAGGCGGACACGCTGAATCACGCCATACTCATTGATGTGGAGAATGTGGCCACCCTCATCGGGGTGGGAAAGATTGCCTTTCTCGGTACGGGAATATACCGGGACTGGGAAGAGATAAAAGCGACCATCCAGCCCAGCTTTGTCAAGGTTCATCCCCAGAAAGAGTATGAAGAATACTATCGCCAGCGATATCAGAAATATTACAAACAGGCTGAAAAGCTGAACAAGAGGAGAAAGGATGCCATACACTAA
- a CDS encoding carbohydrate ABC transporter permease — MPTLPSFLSAGERLYRNDYEWQTQLLRNELQALFAAYSSDNADKHSYSDRQHRTLLVPWMLPGALAAIMWKWLYHGSVGLINQMLLRMHIISAPIPWLASTQFVLISVVLVNVWRGAPFFMVMLFGGLQTIPNELYEAAMIDGAGSFTSFRNITIPLLKPLILTLSLYGFIGAFNFIDIILVLTKGGPAHHTLTLPLYVWQLAFVDMKISYATAVCVLMCLFLVVLLGIMMLFLKKRGGADE, encoded by the coding sequence ATGCCGACTCTCCCGTCGTTTCTTTCGGCGGGAGAGCGGCTTTACCGAAATGATTATGAATGGCAAACACAATTACTACGAAACGAATTACAGGCTCTTTTTGCTGCCTATAGTTCTGATAATGCTGACAAGCATTCTTATTCCGATCGTCAACACCGTACGCTACTCGTTCCCTGGATGCTTCCGGGGGCCCTTGCGGCCATCATGTGGAAATGGTTGTATCACGGCTCGGTCGGGCTGATAAATCAAATGCTTTTACGTATGCATATTATTAGCGCCCCCATCCCCTGGCTGGCAAGCACGCAGTTTGTGCTCATCTCCGTTGTGTTGGTGAATGTCTGGCGGGGGGCTCCCTTTTTCATGGTGATGCTCTTCGGCGGCCTGCAGACCATTCCGAACGAACTCTACGAGGCGGCAATGATAGACGGTGCAGGGAGCTTTACCTCGTTTCGCAATATCACCATACCGTTGCTCAAGCCCTTGATCCTGACCCTCAGTCTCTACGGCTTTATCGGAGCCTTCAATTTCATCGATATCATTCTTGTCCTGACAAAGGGAGGGCCTGCCCATCATACCCTGACCCTTCCCCTTTATGTGTGGCAGCTTGCTTTTGTCGACATGAAGATAAGCTATGCGACAGCCGTTTGTGTTCTTATGTGCCTCTTCCTTGTTGTACTTCTTGGTATCATGATGTTGT
- a CDS encoding ROK family transcriptional regulator, with translation MKKMNDLSLLRRQRSSEILRFILANGAMTRSEIVACTGYTMASVIKYTQFLVESGVLMQEPGGSGRTLSFRIATGLGNVVAIVVGRTIQAILVNPHGVELCSSDKIPFESDISPEAFLAVIDQVIGQVKQRHASSKGGDMRAIAIGLAIGGYINPRKGISHSFYASKTWQEFKITDAIGSAYGIHTFMMNDANAAVLGEKYYGDGKAFENMLLLWLGEGTGLGLLLQGELYTGASFYAGEIGHTKTELSDELCYCGKNGCLETVTSESNLIRSFRNMIGSVVNSGGIIHHQDGAEDVTIQTLINLANQGDRFAQKVFTYAAKALAAKLADICNVLNPEALLFRGPIIDGNRFLFDAVEHELRPLLLSPIDSALTLSYNTGSASPIGKGLSAAALLQILGDTTPESEGSGL, from the coding sequence ATGAAAAAAATGAACGACCTGTCGCTGCTGCGAAGGCAGCGGTCGTCGGAAATTCTGCGATTCATTCTTGCAAACGGCGCCATGACCCGATCCGAGATCGTGGCATGCACCGGCTACACCATGGCCTCGGTCATTAAATACACCCAGTTTCTTGTTGAATCGGGGGTTCTTATGCAGGAACCCGGTGGCAGCGGCCGAACTCTCTCCTTCCGCATTGCCACCGGCCTGGGAAATGTCGTCGCCATCGTCGTCGGCAGGACGATTCAGGCTATTTTGGTAAATCCCCATGGGGTGGAATTGTGCTCTTCCGACAAGATTCCTTTTGAATCGGATATCTCTCCCGAGGCCTTTCTGGCCGTTATCGATCAGGTGATCGGTCAGGTTAAACAGCGGCATGCGTCGTCGAAAGGGGGAGATATGCGGGCCATTGCCATCGGCTTGGCAATCGGCGGCTATATCAATCCCCGTAAGGGAATTTCCCACAGCTTCTATGCCTCGAAAACATGGCAGGAGTTTAAGATAACCGATGCCATCGGCTCTGCATACGGTATCCATACCTTTATGATGAACGACGCAAATGCAGCGGTATTGGGAGAGAAGTATTACGGCGACGGAAAGGCCTTTGAAAACATGCTGCTCCTGTGGCTTGGCGAAGGAACCGGTTTGGGCTTGCTCTTGCAGGGGGAGCTTTATACCGGGGCGTCGTTTTACGCCGGGGAAATAGGCCACACCAAGACGGAGCTCTCCGATGAGCTTTGCTATTGCGGAAAAAACGGCTGCCTTGAGACCGTAACCTCGGAATCAAACCTTATTCGCTCGTTCCGGAATATGATCGGCAGCGTGGTCAACTCGGGTGGCATCATCCATCATCAAGATGGCGCGGAAGATGTCACCATCCAAACCCTCATCAATCTTGCAAATCAGGGCGATCGCTTTGCGCAAAAGGTCTTTACCTACGCGGCAAAGGCCCTTGCCGCAAAGCTTGCCGATATCTGTAATGTTCTCAACCCCGAGGCTCTGCTTTTTCGCGGTCCCATCATCGACGGTAATCGATTTCTGTTCGATGCCGTCGAACATGAGTTGCGTCCGCTTCTGCTTTCTCCCATCGATTCCGCTCTCACCCTGAGCTATAATACCGGAAGTGCTTCTCCCATCGGCAAGGGGCTTTCCGCCGCAGCCCTGCTTCAGATACTCGGAGATACGACTCCCGAGTCGGAGGGAAGCGGCTTGTAA
- a CDS encoding class II fructose-bisphosphate aldolase — MPYTNLNEVLRHGKEHGYAAGAFNVVNMEMIQAVIDCAEKNGVGAVVQIYWENDLDHLTKHYAVAMTKAGAENASVPIALQLDHGCETELLKGCIDAGFSSVMADFSAHPYEKNIELTREIVEYAHAKGATVEAELGQIVLGTEGKDEISSHMTDPAMVSDFLEKTGVDALAVAIGTAHGVYSETPVIDFERLEKILSLASKPIVVHGGSKVPDEDVKRMARLGISKLNIGFDLMNAFQQSIKETTKTKDFVAPVEIFSAGKEAVAKVLDHKISLLSWQR, encoded by the coding sequence ATGCCATACACTAACTTGAACGAGGTTCTTCGCCACGGCAAGGAACACGGCTATGCAGCCGGAGCCTTCAATGTCGTCAACATGGAGATGATCCAGGCGGTCATCGATTGTGCGGAAAAAAACGGAGTCGGCGCCGTGGTGCAGATTTACTGGGAGAACGACCTCGACCATCTTACGAAGCACTATGCGGTTGCCATGACGAAGGCCGGTGCGGAGAACGCATCGGTTCCTATTGCCCTGCAGCTTGATCACGGCTGTGAAACCGAACTGTTGAAAGGCTGTATCGATGCCGGATTTTCATCGGTCATGGCCGATTTCTCGGCTCATCCCTACGAGAAAAATATCGAACTGACACGAGAGATTGTCGAATATGCGCATGCGAAAGGCGCTACCGTTGAGGCCGAGCTGGGGCAGATCGTTTTGGGAACCGAGGGCAAAGATGAGATTTCGTCGCATATGACGGACCCTGCCATGGTTTCCGACTTTCTCGAAAAGACAGGCGTTGATGCCCTGGCCGTTGCGATCGGCACAGCCCACGGGGTCTATTCCGAGACGCCGGTGATCGATTTCGAGCGGCTGGAGAAGATTTTGTCCCTGGCTTCGAAACCAATTGTTGTCCATGGCGGATCGAAGGTTCCCGATGAAGATGTAAAGCGAATGGCTCGCCTTGGCATCAGTAAACTCAATATCGGCTTTGATCTCATGAATGCATTTCAGCAGTCAATAAAGGAAACGACGAAAACAAAAGACTTTGTTGCTCCTGTCGAAATCTTTTCCGCGGGAAAAGAGGCAGTGGCCAAGGTCCTTGATCATAAAATCAGTCTGCTCTCTTGGCAAAGATAG